Proteins encoded in a region of the Candidatus Poribacteria bacterium genome:
- a CDS encoding M23 family metallopeptidase: protein MCVKRSTPSRAETYRSKRVCASRRMRAARCAAWAVAVGIAVVAGANPYAHLRGILPPVERLARRYAMPDVSAVTDTDLAGAFSMPVRVPVAVADVRRPGVPRDYRHGIHQGADFYGIPAGKPVYPVAAGIIIRVDRVYMPMSGAYRNQLLARCQELGATPGSFGVPPDFVYGDILDKLRGRQVWVYHGRNAQREPILSIYGHLRSVENLPVGTYVTPEQEIGTVGKSGTSMEGTRDDTEVHLHLEVIVGLSYWRLSPADGASAAQAPDPELELRAATLRALGGIPELAAVAETISQRTQ from the coding sequence ATGTGCGTTAAGCGTTCGACTCCATCGCGGGCGGAAACATACCGTTCCAAGCGGGTCTGCGCGTCGCGGCGGATGCGCGCGGCTCGGTGTGCGGCTTGGGCGGTCGCCGTGGGCATCGCCGTCGTCGCGGGTGCGAACCCGTATGCGCATCTCCGCGGGATACTGCCGCCCGTCGAGCGGCTGGCTCGCCGGTACGCCATGCCGGACGTCTCCGCGGTGACGGACACGGACCTCGCGGGAGCCTTCTCCATGCCAGTGAGGGTTCCTGTTGCCGTCGCGGACGTGCGCCGCCCTGGGGTTCCGCGCGACTACCGCCATGGGATCCACCAGGGAGCCGACTTCTACGGCATACCCGCCGGCAAGCCGGTCTATCCTGTCGCGGCGGGGATCATCATCCGAGTCGATCGGGTGTACATGCCGATGTCCGGCGCCTACAGGAACCAACTGCTCGCACGGTGCCAGGAGCTCGGCGCGACGCCGGGGTCGTTCGGCGTGCCGCCGGACTTCGTCTACGGCGACATTCTCGACAAGCTGCGAGGCCGCCAGGTATGGGTGTACCACGGCAGGAACGCCCAGCGGGAGCCGATCCTGTCCATCTACGGGCATCTACGGAGCGTCGAGAACCTACCGGTGGGAACCTACGTCACGCCGGAGCAGGAGATCGGAACCGTCGGAAAGAGCGGCACGAGCATGGAGGGAACACGCGACGACACCGAGGTGCATCTGCATCTGGAGGTGATCGTGGGGCTATCCTACTGGCGTCTGTCGCCGGCGGACGGGGCGAGCGCCGCCCAAGCGCCCGATCCAGAGCTGGAGCTGCGTGCTGCCACGCTTCGGGCGCTGGGAGGGATTCCCGAGCTCGCCGCCGTTGCCGAGACGATCTCACAACGAACCCAGTGA
- the thiE gene encoding thiamine phosphate synthase, producing MKRSVPRLHVLTDTTIQTRYTHAELARLAADAGADGVQFREKLLPIRDALREAEAARRVCEDAQVTFVVNDRLDIALAVDADGLHVGADDLPARVARRLLGWKRLLGVSAHTQAMAIRAATDGADYVGFGPVFGTQTKDTGREPFGVEGVAAFAVVSPVPVIAIGGVRASDAEAIIRAGAWGVAVISAVCADPDPRRAAADFVRAIRAALS from the coding sequence ATGAAGCGATCCGTACCCCGCCTGCACGTGCTCACCGACACGACCATCCAGACACGCTACACCCACGCGGAGCTCGCCCGCCTCGCCGCAGACGCCGGAGCCGACGGCGTCCAGTTCCGCGAGAAGCTGCTGCCGATCCGCGACGCGCTCCGCGAGGCGGAAGCGGCGCGGCGTGTCTGCGAGGACGCCCAGGTGACGTTTGTCGTCAACGATCGGCTCGATATCGCGCTCGCCGTCGATGCGGACGGTCTCCATGTCGGCGCGGACGACCTGCCGGCGAGAGTCGCGCGACGTCTTCTCGGCTGGAAGCGCCTGTTGGGCGTGTCGGCGCACACCCAGGCGATGGCGATCCGGGCGGCGACGGACGGCGCGGACTACGTCGGGTTCGGGCCCGTCTTCGGAACGCAGACGAAGGACACGGGGCGAGAACCGTTCGGCGTCGAGGGCGTGGCGGCGTTCGCGGTGGTGAGTCCAGTTCCCGTCATCGCCATCGGCGGCGTGCGAGCGTCGGACGCCGAGGCGATCATCCGGGCGGGCGCCTGGGGCGTCGCCGTCATCTCGGCGGTGTGCGCCGACCCCGACCCGCGCCGAGCGGCGGCGGACTTCGTCCGCGCGATCCGCGCCGCGCTTTCGTGA
- the thiD gene encoding bifunctional hydroxymethylpyrimidine kinase/phosphomethylpyrimidine kinase: protein MVGVLTIAGSDSGGGAGIQADIKAISANGGYAMSVITSVTAQNTCEVRLAYDLPTEVIRAQLDAVFDDLPVDAVKTGMLSSSEIVETVAECLAVRSVERLVVDPVMVSKSGFKLLHDDAVEAVKERLLPLALVVTPNIPEAELLAELPIRSADDAGKAARAITRYGCRAVIVKGGHAEDDESARDVLFDGHETHVIVGPRYATKSTHGTGCTFSAALATRLASGTPLFDAARAAKQYVAGAIRHAPSIGKGHGPTNHFWRFLP from the coding sequence GTGGTCGGCGTACTGACCATCGCTGGGTCGGACTCCGGCGGAGGAGCCGGCATCCAGGCGGACATCAAGGCGATCAGCGCCAACGGCGGCTACGCCATGTCCGTCATCACGTCCGTGACGGCGCAGAACACGTGCGAAGTGCGTCTCGCCTACGACCTACCGACTGAGGTAATCCGCGCCCAGCTCGACGCCGTATTCGACGATCTGCCCGTCGATGCGGTCAAGACCGGCATGCTCTCGTCGTCGGAGATCGTCGAGACGGTCGCGGAATGCCTGGCGGTGCGTTCCGTCGAGCGCCTGGTCGTAGACCCGGTGATGGTCTCCAAGAGCGGCTTCAAACTGCTCCATGACGACGCGGTCGAAGCCGTGAAGGAACGATTGCTGCCCCTGGCGCTCGTGGTTACGCCGAACATCCCTGAGGCGGAACTCCTCGCAGAGCTCCCCATCCGAAGCGCGGACGACGCCGGTAAAGCCGCTCGCGCCATCACGCGGTACGGATGCCGCGCCGTCATCGTCAAGGGGGGCCACGCCGAGGACGACGAATCCGCGCGCGACGTTCTGTTCGATGGTCACGAGACGCACGTCATCGTCGGGCCCCGATACGCGACGAAGAGCACCCACGGGACGGGCTGCACCTTCTCCGCCGCGCTGGCGACGCGGCTTGCCTCGGGGACCCCATTGTTCGATGCGGCGCGCGCCGCCAAGCAGTACGTCGCAGGCGCGATCCGCCATGCGCCGTCCATCGGCAAGGGACACGGGCCCACGAACCACTTCTGGCGGTTTCTGCCCTAG